The following proteins come from a genomic window of Lolium rigidum isolate FL_2022 chromosome 5, APGP_CSIRO_Lrig_0.1, whole genome shotgun sequence:
- the LOC124652744 gene encoding protein C2-DOMAIN ABA-RELATED 11: MEDGAQGRGMTRLGVLKVVVASGTNLAIRDFTSSDPYVVVRLADKHAKTKVINSCLNPVWNEEMVFSIEEPVGIIKFEVFDRDRFKSDDKMGHAFLDLQPVAGAAKLRRALKLTAGETKLRKVAPSADNCLLSDSFVTYADGEIVLDSRLRLRDVESGELFVIIKWIEADAK, translated from the exons ATGGAGGACGGGGCGCAGGGGAGGGGGATGACGAGGCTCGGCGTGCTCAAGGTGGTGGTCGCCAGCGGGACCAACCTCGCCATCAGGGACTTCACCTCCAGCGACCCCTACGTCGTCGTCCGCCTCGCAGACAAG CACGCAAAGACAAAAGTCATCAACAGTTGCCTCAACCCGGTTTGGAACGAAGAGATGGTCTTCTCCATCGAGGAACCTGTAGGGATCATCAAATTT GAGGTGTTCGACCGGGACCGGTTCAAATCTGACGACAAGATGGGCCATGCCTTCCTCGACCTGCAGCCGGTGGCTGGGGCGGCGAAGCTGCGGCGCGCGCTCAAGCTCACGGCGGGGGAGACCAAGCTCCGGAAGGTGGCCCCCAGCGCCGACAACTGTCTGCTCTCCGACAGCTTCGTCACATACGCCGACGGGGAGATCGTGCTAGACTCCCGGCTGCGGCTGCGCGACGTCGAGTCTGGGGAGCTGTTTGTGATCATCAAGTGGATCGAAGCTGACGCCAAATGA